From the genome of Haemophilus parainfluenzae, one region includes:
- a CDS encoding dipeptide/oligopeptide/nickel ABC transporter permease/ATP-binding protein, translating to MFRQGLADRLAASGARFRALSTASKISLLFLVFVALVAVFAPWVATHDPLEVIARMRAPSAEYWFGTDRLGRDIFSRIVYGAQTSLFIGLGAVACAIIFGSILGATAATSEKWGNEIIMRLMDILMAFPGIALAAVLLATFGNSVPVIIITIAVVYTPQLARVVRANVVSQWDEDYVRAERVIGGSRTYILLKHVVRNTAAPVLVFATVMVADAIVFEASLSFLGAGVQPPHPSWGNILSEGRNIVLNGAWWATTFAGVMILLTVLALNILAEGLTDALVNPRLKGGKKPEGKSDERLSTDVQEALSEGLALKRYLLKLHEKEITRTNRMQLDPNAKPILQVKNLSIRFPNRYGEIPLVDNISFTVNEGETMGLVGESGCGKSITAFSIMGLLPKTAKITGEVLFTDRSGKQHSLLNSHNLSELRGSEIAMIYQDSLSALNPSMRIKDQMAQLIKRGSHHTAEKLLEWVHLDPEKVLNRYPHELSGGQRQRVVIAMALTREPKLLIADEPTTALDVTVQAEVVKLLNELREKLGFAMVFVSHDLALVAQLAHHITVMYAGQVVEMAPTSLLLANPTHEYTRGLLGSVLSTEVRAKRLYQIPGSVPSPYDFAAGDRFASRSLRPDANPEQKLVLTAVEGEPSHLWASHLAKPVTEAKGA from the coding sequence ATGTTTCGTCAAGGTTTAGCAGATCGATTAGCTGCAAGCGGTGCGAGATTCCGAGCACTTTCCACCGCATCAAAAATTTCATTATTATTCTTAGTTTTCGTTGCTTTAGTGGCGGTGTTTGCCCCTTGGGTCGCAACACATGATCCATTAGAAGTGATCGCACGTATGCGTGCTCCAAGTGCGGAATATTGGTTTGGGACTGATCGACTTGGTCGTGATATTTTCTCTCGTATTGTGTACGGTGCGCAAACCTCCTTATTTATCGGTTTAGGTGCGGTAGCTTGTGCCATTATTTTCGGTAGTATTTTAGGTGCAACGGCAGCGACATCTGAGAAATGGGGCAATGAAATTATCATGCGCTTAATGGATATTTTAATGGCCTTCCCAGGTATCGCATTAGCGGCAGTGTTATTAGCAACCTTTGGTAACTCTGTACCGGTCATTATCATCACCATTGCCGTGGTTTATACTCCGCAACTTGCTCGAGTGGTTCGTGCGAACGTGGTATCACAATGGGATGAAGACTATGTGCGTGCTGAACGCGTTATTGGTGGTAGCCGTACTTATATTCTTCTTAAACACGTTGTACGCAATACAGCAGCACCAGTTTTAGTTTTTGCAACCGTAATGGTGGCTGATGCCATTGTATTCGAAGCCTCGCTTTCTTTCTTAGGCGCAGGTGTACAACCACCGCATCCTTCATGGGGTAACATTCTTTCTGAAGGTCGTAATATCGTATTAAACGGTGCATGGTGGGCAACAACCTTTGCTGGTGTGATGATTCTTTTAACTGTATTAGCCTTAAATATCTTAGCAGAAGGTCTTACTGATGCATTGGTTAACCCGCGCTTGAAAGGCGGTAAAAAACCAGAAGGTAAATCAGATGAACGTCTTTCTACCGACGTACAAGAGGCGCTTTCTGAAGGTCTTGCGTTAAAACGTTACTTACTCAAATTACATGAAAAAGAAATCACACGTACTAATCGTATGCAATTAGATCCAAATGCAAAACCGATTTTACAAGTGAAAAACTTATCTATTCGTTTCCCGAATCGTTATGGTGAAATTCCATTGGTTGATAATATCAGCTTCACCGTAAATGAAGGTGAAACTATGGGATTAGTAGGTGAGTCTGGTTGTGGTAAATCTATTACCGCATTCTCTATCATGGGCTTGTTACCAAAAACAGCCAAAATCACTGGGGAAGTGCTTTTCACCGACCGCAGTGGCAAACAACATAGCTTGCTTAATTCTCACAATTTAAGTGAATTGCGTGGCTCTGAAATTGCGATGATTTACCAAGACTCTTTAAGTGCGTTAAACCCATCAATGCGTATCAAAGATCAAATGGCACAGCTCATCAAACGTGGCAGCCACCATACCGCAGAAAAATTGTTGGAATGGGTACACCTTGATCCTGAAAAAGTATTGAACCGTTATCCGCATGAGCTCTCTGGTGGTCAACGTCAACGTGTGGTAATTGCAATGGCATTAACTCGTGAGCCGAAATTATTAATCGCCGATGAACCAACAACTGCATTAGACGTAACCGTTCAAGCAGAAGTGGTGAAATTATTGAATGAATTACGTGAAAAACTGGGGTTTGCAATGGTGTTTGTTAGCCACGATTTAGCATTGGTTGCTCAATTAGCTCACCACATTACCGTAATGTATGCAGGACAAGTGGTCGAAATGGCACCAACATCCTTATTGCTTGCTAATCCAACTCACGAATATACACGTGGCTTATTGGGCTCTGTACTTTCAACTGAAGTCCGTGCGAAACGTTTATATCAAATTCCGGGCAGTGTACCATCACCTTACGACTTTGCTGCAGGTGACCGTTTTGCAAGTCGTTCACTACGACCAGATGCAAATCCAGAACAAAAATTGGTATTAACCGCTGTGGAAGGCGAGCCGTCTCACTTGTGGGCTTCTCATCTAGCTAAGCCTGTAACGGAAGCGAAAGGAGCATAA
- a CDS encoding threonine/serine ThrE exporter family protein: MDQEYQRAVTRICVETALLLLQHGAESAVVVQMAQRLGVALGIESVECALTANAVLLTTLSKQHCITTVRKNVDKGINMQIVTDVQHIVVAVEHHLYDLSMAQKKLDKLKPLKYNRYLVVFMIGLSCASFAHLSGGDITICAITFIASAIAMFVRQEISKRHYNPLIVFAITAFVASLISGVSLKYSLGNDPHIALASSVLLLVPGFPLINSLADILKGYVNMGIGRWTIATVLTFGACLGIVFALNLLNIVSWVG, from the coding sequence ATGGATCAGGAATACCAACGAGCGGTTACCCGTATTTGTGTGGAAACCGCTTTGTTATTATTACAGCATGGGGCAGAAAGTGCTGTCGTCGTACAAATGGCTCAGCGATTAGGTGTAGCTTTAGGCATTGAAAGCGTGGAGTGTGCTTTGACGGCAAATGCCGTCTTATTGACCACACTTTCTAAGCAACATTGTATTACTACTGTGCGGAAGAATGTCGATAAAGGCATTAATATGCAAATCGTTACGGATGTTCAGCACATTGTGGTTGCCGTAGAGCATCACTTGTATGATTTGTCCATGGCTCAAAAGAAACTAGATAAATTAAAACCACTAAAATATAACCGTTATTTGGTGGTGTTTATGATTGGTTTATCTTGTGCCTCTTTTGCTCACCTTTCTGGTGGAGATATCACAATTTGTGCAATTACCTTTATTGCTTCTGCCATTGCGATGTTTGTTCGACAAGAAATTTCTAAGCGTCATTACAATCCACTCATCGTTTTTGCCATTACCGCTTTTGTTGCCTCACTGATTTCCGGTGTCAGTTTGAAATATAGTTTAGGCAATGATCCTCATATCGCATTAGCTTCTAGCGTTTTATTACTTGTCCCAGGATTCCCATTAATTAACTCACTTGCAGATATTTTAAAAGGGTATGTCAATATGGGAATAGGACGATGGACCATCGCTACGGTTCTTACCTTTGGTGCTTGTTTAGGCATCGTCTTTGCATTAAATCTTTTAAATATTGTTTCTTGGGTGGGGTAA
- a CDS encoding Dps family protein, which yields MPKTSIGLDKKASEKLAAKLNELLATYQVFYTNVRGYHWNIKGVNFFELHAKFEEIYTDLVEKVDEVAERILTLGYTPHNGYSQYFKDSRIKEELGVSDAQSCLKGTLEGLKVLLEQQREILELAGESDDEGTASQMSDYIKEQEKLVWMFQAACQTCYA from the coding sequence ATGCCAAAAACATCAATCGGTTTAGATAAAAAAGCATCTGAAAAATTAGCAGCAAAATTAAACGAATTATTAGCAACCTATCAAGTATTCTATACCAACGTACGTGGTTACCACTGGAATATCAAAGGTGTGAACTTCTTTGAATTACACGCAAAATTTGAAGAAATCTACACGGATTTAGTGGAAAAAGTCGATGAAGTGGCAGAACGTATCTTAACTTTAGGTTACACACCACATAACGGTTATTCACAATACTTCAAAGACTCACGTATTAAAGAAGAGTTAGGAGTAAGTGATGCACAATCTTGCTTAAAAGGCACATTAGAAGGATTAAAAGTATTACTTGAGCAACAACGTGAAATTCTTGAATTAGCAGGTGAATCTGATGATGAAGGTACAGCGTCTCAAATGAGCGACTACATCAAAGAGCAAGAAAAACTTGTTTGGATGTTCCAAGCCGCTTGCCAAACTTGCTATGCTTAA
- a CDS encoding SMI1/KNR4 family protein — protein sequence MQTKFNLYPKEQLPENFKFPQSYIDLSSNMEKINELEYFPWWFEDPDYENSEIEDSVYLYSKAIEKLTGVADLISFARDGDWAACFKLTDYSGNPRVYVHDLGNKDNKYECKDFDEWLAEEIKSAKEY from the coding sequence ATGCAAACTAAATTTAATTTATATCCCAAAGAACAATTACCTGAAAACTTTAAGTTTCCTCAGTCTTATATTGATTTATCGAGTAATATGGAAAAGATAAATGAATTGGAATATTTTCCTTGGTGGTTTGAAGATCCTGATTATGAGAATTCAGAGATAGAGGACAGTGTTTATCTTTATAGTAAAGCAATAGAAAAACTGACAGGTGTAGCTGATTTAATATCATTCGCTAGAGATGGTGATTGGGCAGCTTGTTTCAAATTGACGGATTACTCTGGAAATCCGAGAGTTTATGTTCATGATCTTGGTAATAAAGACAATAAATATGAATGTAAGGATTTTGATGAGTGGTTAGCGGAAGAAATCAAAAGTGCAAAAGAGTATTAA
- a CDS encoding RNA 2'-phosphotransferase, whose amino-acid sequence MDYLNLSKEVSYALRHAPWEYELELDSEGWVSVKQLISSFRNSDEKWNTLTEDDLVKMIDLSEKKRHEIKNGKIRAFYGHSIPMKISKEIGYPPKYLYHGTSINYLDDIKLNGLKPMSRQYVHLSEDVETATLVGNRKKGETILLKIDTELAQSKGIKFYIGNEKVWLSDYISPEFIKDN is encoded by the coding sequence ATGGACTATTTAAATTTAAGTAAAGAGGTTTCCTATGCGCTTCGTCATGCCCCATGGGAATATGAACTAGAATTGGATTCTGAAGGTTGGGTTTCTGTCAAACAATTAATTTCATCATTTAGAAATAGTGATGAAAAATGGAATACGTTAACCGAAGACGATTTAGTTAAAATGATCGACTTATCGGAAAAGAAAAGGCATGAGATTAAAAATGGAAAAATAAGAGCTTTCTACGGGCATTCAATTCCAATGAAAATTTCTAAAGAAATTGGTTATCCACCAAAGTATTTATACCATGGGACAAGTATAAATTATTTAGATGATATTAAATTAAATGGATTGAAACCAATGTCTCGTCAATATGTACATTTATCTGAGGATGTTGAGACAGCAACATTGGTTGGGAATAGAAAAAAAGGAGAGACAATTCTTCTAAAAATTGATACAGAACTAGCACAATCTAAGGGTATCAAATTTTATATTGGCAATGAAAAAGTCTGGTTATCAGATTACATTTCGCCTGAGTTTATAAAAGATAATTAA
- a CDS encoding ABC transporter substrate-binding protein — MTKHFSFETNESRRHFMKLMAGVGAGLAFSGTLGTFAPKAFAADIKGKTIEAGIAYPLSTGFDPMTSSGASPYAANLHIFEGLVDLHPATREPYLALAGKEPEQVDEKTWRITLREGATFHDGAPVTTEDVVYSFNRIMDPANKSLFVMFIDFIESVKAVDDKVVEFKLKYPFALFANRLTCVKIVPKHVIDKVGQSAFDAHPIGSGPFKFVSAVKDDKIVFEAYEPYNGKYPAQVEKMSWLLLSDAAARVTAQESKRTQAMESVPYLDISRLKNKKQQVQSVQSFGLLFLMFNCEKAPFNNPKVRQALHYGLNTDKLVDIVFDGNAEAATSYLQTTHPDYIKASTQYPYDPEKAAALLKEAGVTELKFELLATDHDWVKESAPLILESWNKIPGVKVTLQHLQSGALYSNNVDPGVYEVAIAPGDPSVFGNDLDLLLSWWYRGDVWPKRRFRWSNTPEFAKVTELLNTAVRAKDHAEAKKSWEEAINIIAAEVPLYPIVHRKLPSAWDDSSLEGYQPLATTGLSFLGVGRK, encoded by the coding sequence ATGACAAAGCATTTTTCCTTTGAAACAAATGAATCTCGTCGTCATTTTATGAAGCTAATGGCTGGCGTGGGGGCAGGTCTTGCATTTAGTGGCACATTAGGCACATTTGCACCAAAAGCCTTTGCTGCAGACATTAAAGGTAAAACCATTGAAGCGGGGATTGCTTATCCACTTTCTACTGGTTTTGATCCAATGACATCAAGCGGTGCTTCACCTTATGCCGCAAACTTGCATATTTTTGAAGGTTTGGTGGATTTGCATCCTGCAACTCGTGAACCTTATCTTGCTTTAGCAGGAAAAGAGCCAGAACAAGTTGATGAAAAAACATGGCGTATTACTTTACGTGAAGGCGCAACCTTCCATGATGGCGCACCAGTCACCACTGAAGACGTTGTGTATTCTTTCAATCGTATTATGGATCCAGCCAATAAATCTTTATTCGTGATGTTTATTGATTTCATTGAAAGTGTGAAAGCTGTGGATGATAAAGTGGTGGAATTCAAACTGAAATATCCATTTGCTTTATTTGCTAACCGCTTAACTTGTGTGAAAATTGTACCGAAACATGTGATCGATAAAGTGGGACAATCTGCATTTGATGCACACCCAATTGGTTCAGGTCCATTCAAATTTGTTTCAGCAGTGAAAGATGACAAAATCGTTTTTGAAGCTTATGAACCTTACAATGGTAAATATCCAGCACAAGTTGAAAAAATGTCTTGGTTATTACTTTCTGATGCCGCAGCTCGTGTAACTGCACAAGAGTCTAAACGTACTCAAGCAATGGAAAGTGTACCTTATTTAGACATTAGCCGTTTAAAAAATAAAAAACAACAAGTGCAATCCGTTCAATCTTTCGGCTTGCTATTCTTAATGTTTAACTGTGAGAAAGCTCCGTTTAATAATCCCAAAGTACGTCAAGCGTTGCACTATGGTTTAAACACAGACAAACTTGTTGATATTGTATTTGATGGTAATGCAGAAGCGGCAACATCATACTTACAAACCACTCACCCAGATTATATTAAGGCATCAACTCAATATCCTTATGATCCGGAAAAAGCAGCGGCATTATTGAAAGAAGCAGGTGTGACTGAGCTTAAATTTGAATTGCTCGCAACCGACCACGACTGGGTGAAAGAATCTGCACCATTAATTTTAGAGTCTTGGAACAAGATTCCAGGTGTGAAAGTGACTTTACAACACTTACAATCTGGTGCGTTATACAGCAACAACGTGGATCCAGGTGTGTATGAAGTGGCAATTGCACCGGGTGACCCATCCGTGTTTGGTAATGACTTAGACTTGCTTTTAAGCTGGTGGTATCGTGGTGATGTATGGCCGAAACGTCGTTTCCGCTGGAGCAACACCCCTGAATTTGCGAAAGTGACTGAATTGCTCAATACAGCTGTGAGAGCAAAAGATCACGCTGAAGCGAAAAAATCATGGGAAGAAGCGATTAACATTATTGCGGCTGAAGTACCACTTTATCCGATTGTTCATCGTAAACTTCCTTCTGCATGGGATGATAGCAGTCTTGAAGGCTATCAACCATTGGCGACAACCGGTTTATCTTTCCTCGGTGTGGGCCGTAAATAA
- a CDS encoding threonine/serine exporter family protein → MFLLNLLDDMLFAAIPAVGFALVFNVPPKALKYCAILGALGHVTRTLLLHFGVPIVFATFFATCLIGFIGVHLSHRYLAHPKVFTVAAIIPMIPGVHAYKAMIAIVQIHHYGFSDKLFEQMISSFINTSFILGALVLGLALPGLLFYRQKPVV, encoded by the coding sequence ATGTTTTTACTGAATTTACTCGACGATATGCTTTTTGCAGCCATTCCTGCAGTAGGATTTGCCTTGGTATTTAATGTTCCACCTAAGGCCTTAAAGTATTGTGCTATTTTAGGTGCACTTGGGCATGTCACGAGAACGTTATTATTACACTTTGGAGTCCCGATTGTTTTTGCCACTTTTTTTGCCACTTGTTTGATTGGTTTTATTGGTGTGCATTTATCTCATCGCTATTTAGCCCATCCAAAAGTCTTTACCGTTGCGGCAATTATTCCAATGATTCCGGGTGTTCATGCTTATAAAGCGATGATTGCTATCGTACAAATTCATCATTATGGATTTTCCGATAAATTATTTGAGCAAATGATCAGCTCTTTTATCAATACCAGCTTTATTTTGGGAGCCCTTGTTTTGGGCTTAGCTTTACCAGGGCTATTGTTCTATCGACAAAAGCCTGTAGTATAG
- the grxB gene encoding glutaredoxin 2, giving the protein MKLYVYDHCPFCVRVRMIFGLKNLPVELVVLANDDEATPIGLVGKKVVPILVKEDGTAMPESLDIVHYVDKHFGEKILSEYVRPEIEAWLKEVGSYYGHLTTARFTQIGLAEFETQSAVDYFTKKKTEFIGDFSENIAKTETYLARLKGDLEKLAVLIQSKNALNGQLSLEDIIVFPVLRNLTCVKGIKFPPAVLAYITNMAKLSNVPLYFDKAI; this is encoded by the coding sequence ATGAAATTATATGTTTACGATCATTGCCCGTTTTGTGTACGTGTCCGCATGATTTTTGGTTTAAAAAATTTACCGGTAGAACTTGTAGTGCTGGCAAATGATGATGAAGCAACGCCAATTGGTTTAGTGGGCAAAAAGGTTGTGCCAATTCTTGTCAAAGAAGATGGTACTGCGATGCCGGAAAGTTTGGATATCGTGCATTATGTTGATAAACATTTTGGTGAAAAAATCTTATCTGAATACGTTCGTCCTGAAATTGAAGCATGGTTAAAAGAAGTTGGCAGTTATTATGGTCATCTTACGACTGCACGCTTTACGCAAATTGGTTTAGCAGAATTTGAAACCCAAAGTGCGGTCGATTATTTCACTAAAAAGAAAACGGAATTTATTGGTGATTTTTCTGAAAATATTGCGAAGACTGAAACCTATCTTGCTCGCTTAAAAGGTGATTTAGAGAAATTAGCGGTATTAATTCAATCTAAAAATGCCTTAAACGGCCAACTTTCTCTTGAAGATATTATCGTTTTCCCGGTATTGCGAAATCTGACTTGTGTGAAAGGCATCAAATTTCCACCAGCAGTTTTAGCTTATATCACGAATATGGCTAAGTTAAGCAATGTGCCGCTGTATTTTGATAAAGCCATTTAA
- a CDS encoding ABC transporter permease, whose translation MEMILRLLLRRLMALPVMILGVTALVFVVLQFTPGDPATVALGESASEAAKQLYRESHGLNDPLFVQYFRFLGNLLVLDFGVTMPPELPISSMLAKSFPITLQLTLIGVVFAAVVSFSLGVLAALYRDSWVDQVIRLISVAAVATPSFWLGILLIQWFSLELDWLPSGGFVPFSESPMGYINSMILPSLALAVPVCASLIRVVRTTMVEEMDKDYVRTAIGNGVPYATVIRHNVLRNALITPVTVLGLRVGYLLGGAVVIEQIFDLPGMGKLIFNGIVNHDLHLVQGVVLTIAFTFVLVNIIVDILYVLINPKIRSL comes from the coding sequence ATGGAAATGATACTTCGATTATTGTTACGCCGATTGATGGCTTTGCCGGTCATGATACTTGGTGTAACAGCACTCGTCTTTGTAGTGCTTCAATTCACGCCGGGTGATCCTGCTACAGTGGCATTAGGCGAAAGTGCCAGTGAAGCAGCAAAACAACTTTACCGTGAATCACATGGTTTAAATGATCCACTCTTTGTTCAATATTTTCGTTTCTTAGGTAATTTACTTGTATTAGATTTTGGGGTGACAATGCCTCCAGAATTACCGATCAGTAGCATGTTAGCGAAATCTTTCCCAATCACTTTACAACTTACCTTAATTGGTGTGGTGTTTGCGGCAGTGGTGTCTTTCTCATTAGGTGTACTTGCCGCGCTTTATCGTGATAGCTGGGTTGACCAAGTGATTCGTTTAATCTCTGTTGCAGCGGTGGCGACCCCATCATTCTGGTTAGGTATCTTACTTATTCAATGGTTCTCTTTGGAATTAGATTGGTTGCCTTCTGGTGGTTTTGTACCATTCAGCGAAAGCCCAATGGGGTATATCAATTCCATGATTTTGCCATCTCTTGCGCTTGCTGTGCCAGTATGTGCGTCATTAATTCGTGTGGTGCGTACAACCATGGTTGAAGAAATGGATAAAGACTATGTGAGAACAGCGATTGGTAATGGTGTGCCTTATGCAACCGTTATTCGCCACAACGTATTACGCAATGCTTTAATTACACCTGTGACTGTATTAGGCTTACGTGTAGGTTACTTACTTGGTGGAGCTGTGGTTATTGAACAAATCTTTGACTTACCTGGCATGGGTAAATTGATTTTTAACGGCATCGTCAACCATGACTTGCACTTAGTACAAGGTGTGGTTTTGACAATCGCCTTTACCTTCGTTTTAGTGAATATTATCGTTGATATTCTCTATGTGTTGATTAACCCTAAAATTCGGAGTCTATAA
- the cdd gene encoding cytidine deaminase has protein sequence MQQKIQQALADSPLSNAMLSALEEQEWKGFLPAEKVRSICDEFKLTPVQLGLALLPVAACYSHTPISEFHVGAIAIGESGDFYFGANQEFQGSSMAQTIHAEQSAISHAWLRNEPRITDIVVNYTPCGHCRQFMNELYQAKDLKIHLPHSQNNPLPQYLPDSFGPKDLGVDLLLLNKEEQGFTLTTEDEVANKAILGANRAHSPYSKSPHGVGILFKNGEMICGRYAENVAFNPSLPAMQTAINFAYLNQLDVSKIERVVFAEKPLRLSHRKMAEQLLKSLCKVKMEYISL, from the coding sequence ATGCAACAAAAAATTCAACAAGCATTAGCCGATTCACCACTTTCAAATGCAATGCTTTCTGCATTAGAAGAACAAGAATGGAAAGGTTTTTTACCGGCTGAAAAAGTGCGGTCAATTTGTGATGAATTTAAGCTTACGCCTGTTCAATTAGGTTTGGCACTTTTGCCAGTAGCAGCTTGTTATAGCCACACGCCCATTTCAGAATTTCATGTTGGAGCAATTGCGATTGGTGAAAGTGGTGATTTTTACTTTGGTGCGAACCAAGAGTTTCAGGGTAGTAGCATGGCTCAAACCATCCATGCTGAACAAAGTGCGATTAGCCATGCATGGTTACGCAATGAACCTCGCATCACGGATATCGTGGTGAATTACACGCCTTGTGGTCACTGTCGTCAATTTATGAATGAGCTTTATCAAGCGAAAGATTTGAAAATCCATTTGCCACATAGCCAAAATAATCCACTTCCCCAATATTTACCCGATAGCTTTGGCCCAAAAGATTTAGGGGTTGATTTGCTTCTATTAAACAAAGAAGAACAAGGTTTTACATTAACAACAGAAGATGAAGTGGCAAATAAAGCCATTTTAGGGGCAAACCGAGCTCATTCACCTTATTCTAAAAGCCCTCATGGTGTAGGCATTTTATTTAAGAATGGAGAAATGATTTGTGGTCGATATGCAGAAAATGTGGCATTCAACCCAAGCTTACCCGCTATGCAAACAGCGATTAATTTTGCTTATTTAAATCAACTGGATGTATCGAAAATTGAGCGCGTAGTATTTGCAGAGAAACCATTGCGTTTAAGTCATCGTAAGATGGCAGAGCAGTTATTAAAGAGTCTCTGCAAGGTGAAAATGGAATATATTAGCCTGTAA
- a CDS encoding ABC transporter ATP-binding protein — MSSSIKVIKEQNIIDLENIVVQFPSRDGSLFGRKKFTAVNNVSLGIKAGETIGLVGESGCGKSTLANVIIGLLKPTSGLVKFNGLQMQYGSSEARKQFGRQVSVIFQDPATALNPRMKVLDILRDPMDIHNVLQPHEREKRVYDLLSRVGLPRSAAQVEPTRLSGGQKQRVAIARALALNPKLIVADEPTSALDVSVRAQVLNLLADLKKELNLAMVFISHDIQTVRQVSDRIVVMYGGQILETGSTEDIFNHPTVDYTRKLLGVAPSLL; from the coding sequence ATGAGCAGTAGTATTAAAGTCATTAAAGAACAAAACATCATCGATTTAGAAAATATCGTGGTGCAATTTCCTTCTCGCGACGGTTCATTGTTTGGACGTAAAAAATTCACAGCAGTAAACAATGTGAGTCTTGGCATTAAAGCGGGGGAAACCATTGGTTTAGTTGGGGAGTCTGGCTGCGGGAAATCTACCTTAGCCAACGTGATCATTGGGCTGCTTAAACCGACATCAGGTTTAGTGAAATTCAACGGCTTACAAATGCAATATGGTAGCTCAGAAGCGAGAAAACAATTCGGTCGTCAAGTATCGGTGATTTTCCAAGACCCAGCAACAGCGTTGAATCCTCGTATGAAAGTGTTGGATATTTTGCGTGACCCGATGGATATTCACAATGTGTTACAACCCCATGAGCGGGAAAAACGTGTGTATGACTTGCTTTCTCGCGTAGGTTTACCACGTTCTGCAGCACAAGTTGAGCCAACTCGTTTATCAGGTGGACAAAAACAACGTGTGGCGATTGCACGTGCCTTAGCGCTGAATCCCAAACTGATTGTGGCGGATGAACCGACTTCTGCATTAGACGTATCCGTTCGTGCTCAGGTATTAAACTTATTGGCGGATTTGAAAAAAGAACTCAATCTTGCCATGGTGTTTATCTCTCATGATATCCAAACCGTACGCCAAGTCTCTGATCGCATTGTCGTGATGTACGGCGGTCAAATTTTGGAAACGGGTAGTACAGAAGATATTTTCAATCACCCTACAGTGGATTACACCCGGAAACTACTTGGTGTGGCTCCATCATTGTTATAA